In the genome of Dickeya fangzhongdai, one region contains:
- the rhaB gene encoding rhamnulokinase, which produces MAVKHYVAVDLGASSGRVMLASLEVETRRLTLAEIHRFNNPLRHWQGHHLWDLDELERQIRHGLEAVDACGIHPVSIGIDSWGVDMVPLDRQGNRLGLSYAYRDHRTDGQMAQVIAELGRERLYRQTGIQFLPFNTLYQLRALRQQDPDVWGQVAHLLMIPDYFHYRLTGQMACEYTNASTTQLLNLDSGDWDRCLLDYLGVPPNWLAAPRRPGRRVGDWVAPSGRAVPVVTVATHDTASAVVATPLTDADSAYLSSGTWSLIGIESREPLTGPAALAANITNEGGVGGRYRVLKNIMGLWLLQQVCQEQQIADLPALLDAAAAQPGFVSLINPNDARLINPPSMSDALYELCREHGQPRPANTAALARCILDSLALSYRQGLLTLGELRGAPLRHLHVVGGGSRNSLLNQLCADVCQVPVLAGPAEASTLGNIGCQLMAQGDVADLDAFRRLLTDNIPLQPFIPRQDSDFAGHWRRFQALCQVNEELTV; this is translated from the coding sequence ATGGCGGTCAAGCATTACGTAGCGGTCGATCTCGGCGCATCCAGCGGGCGGGTGATGTTGGCGTCGCTGGAGGTCGAAACCCGGCGGTTGACGCTGGCGGAAATTCACCGTTTCAACAATCCGCTGCGGCACTGGCAGGGGCATCATCTGTGGGATCTGGACGAACTGGAACGCCAGATTCGCCACGGGCTTGAAGCCGTCGACGCGTGCGGCATTCACCCCGTCAGCATCGGTATCGATAGCTGGGGCGTAGACATGGTGCCGCTGGACCGACAAGGCAACCGTCTGGGCCTGTCTTACGCCTATCGCGACCACCGCACCGACGGCCAGATGGCGCAAGTCATCGCCGAACTGGGCCGCGAGCGCCTCTACCGGCAGACCGGCATCCAGTTTCTGCCGTTCAACACCCTCTACCAACTGCGGGCGCTGCGCCAGCAGGATCCGGACGTCTGGGGGCAGGTGGCGCACCTGCTGATGATCCCGGACTACTTCCACTACCGGCTGACCGGCCAGATGGCCTGCGAATACACCAACGCCAGCACCACCCAGTTGCTGAATCTGGATAGCGGCGACTGGGACCGCTGTCTGCTGGATTATCTGGGCGTGCCGCCCAACTGGCTCGCCGCGCCGCGCCGGCCGGGCCGCCGGGTGGGCGACTGGGTAGCACCCAGCGGCCGCGCCGTGCCGGTAGTGACGGTCGCCACCCACGATACCGCCAGCGCGGTGGTCGCCACCCCGCTGACCGACGCGGACAGCGCCTACCTCAGCTCCGGCACCTGGTCGCTGATCGGTATTGAAAGCCGTGAACCGTTGACCGGTCCGGCGGCGCTGGCCGCCAATATCACCAATGAAGGCGGGGTCGGCGGCCGTTACCGGGTACTGAAAAATATTATGGGACTCTGGCTGTTGCAGCAGGTGTGTCAGGAACAGCAGATCGCAGACCTGCCGGCGCTGCTTGACGCCGCGGCGGCGCAGCCGGGCTTCGTCAGCCTGATCAATCCGAACGACGCGCGGCTGATTAATCCGCCGTCGATGAGCGACGCGCTGTATGAACTCTGCCGCGAACACGGCCAGCCGCGGCCTGCCAATACCGCCGCGCTGGCGCGCTGCATTCTGGACAGCCTGGCGCTGTCCTACCGTCAGGGCCTGCTGACGCTGGGTGAGCTACGCGGTGCGCCGCTGCGCCATCTGCATGTGGTGGGCGGCGGCAGTCGTAATAGCCTGCTGAACCAACTGTGCGCCGATGTCTGTCAGGTGCCGGTGCTGGCCGGCCCGGCCGAAGCCTCGACCCTCGGCAACATCGGCTGTCAGCTGATGGCGCAGGGCGACGTGGCGGATCTGGACGCCTTTCGCCGTCTGCTCACCGACAA